The genomic region GGTAGTGGTCCACATCGGCCCGGCTCTGAAAGGCGCGCGAGTGGGCATCGAACGGCACGGTCTCGTAGCGGAACAGGCCCAGGTCGGCCAGCACAAACTCTGACCAGTCCTGGTACAGATTGCCAAAGAACATGAGCCGCAGCCGGGTGCAGATGTCTCCCACGGTGACACGCCATGCGGCATCGCCCCCGCCGGGGCACCACTGTGCATAGGGTTGAGCTGCAGGGTGCAAGGTGCGCAAGGCGGCCAGCAGCGCGGGCTTGGGGAGCGTACGGAACATCGCACCTTGCAGCCCCTGCGGGTGGGCCGGGCGAAACAGCGCGCGCAGTTCTGGCAGGGTGTGCACCGTGCCCAGCTCGTCCAGGGTCATGGGGGCATCTGCATCCAGCCAGCCCGCGGCCAGCAGCGGGGCGGCGGCGGCTTGCACATCGCCAATCTCGTCGTAGGCCAGGCGGCTTGCGCGGAACCAGGGGCCCCGCCGCATCACCAGTCGTACCATCAGTGCCTGCGCGGGCTGGGGCAGCGTGGCAAAGCGGCTGGCAAAGGCGTGCTCGCTCTCGCCCAGCACGTCCGGGTAGCGTGCGCTGATCCAGTCCAGGGCGCGGCGAAAGTTGTGCAGGTAGTACAGCCGGTGCGGGGCCGTGGGGGCTGCTTGCGGGTCTGTGGGGGTCATCTGCCCTCGGGCATGGCGGCAGTGCCGCCCGTCCACCCCTTGGGCAGGCCTGCCAGCGGGGTCATGCCGTACAGGGGCTCTTCGGGCAGTCCTGCCTGCAGGGCTTGCCGCGCGAGCAGCAGGCGCTCGTAATCCAAGCCCGTGGCAATGCCCATGGCTTCGAACATGAAGACCAGGTCTTCGGTGACCACATTGCCCGATGCACCGGGCGCGTAGGGGCAGCCGCCCAGGCCGCCTTGCGATGCGTCGAAGGTGCGCACGCCCACGTCATAGGCGGCCAGGCAGTTGGCCAGGCCCAGGCCGCGGGTGTTGTGCATGTGGGCCGCGCCTGCCTTGGGGCCCAGCTCGGCGCGCAGGCGGGTGAACAGGCGGCGCACCTGTGCAGGGTTGGCCATGCCGGTGGTGTCCGACAGGCCCACCTCATCCACCCCCGCCTCGGCGCATTGCACCGCCAGGCGGATCACGTCGTCCTCGGGCACCAGCCCCTGCAGGGTGCAGCCAAAGGCGGTCGAGAGGCCCACCTCGATCAGCGCCTGCGGTGCGGTGTCGGCCCGCAGTTGCACCACGGCCTGCAGCTCCTGCACCATGGCGGCGGGTGTCTTGCGCACGTTGGCCAGCGAATGCGCTTCGCTGGCAGACACGGGTAGCGTCACCTTCTGCACGCCAGCCTGCAAGGCGGCTTCGGCCCCACGCAGGTTGGGGGCCAGCGCCATCACGGTGATGTGCGGGTGCTGGGCCACGGCATGGTGCACCACTTCAGCCACATCGGCCATCTGCGGCAGCAGCCTGGCGGGCACGAAGGAGCCGACTTCAATTTCACGCAGACCTGCCGTCACCAGCGCGTCAATCCAGCGCAGCTTGTGGGCTGTGGGCATGGTGGTGGCGATGGACTGCAGGCCGTCGCGCGGGCCGACTTCGCTGATGAGTACGTGGGGCGTGGTCATGGGGGCGGTTTCGTGAAACTGGGAGCGGCTGACACAACCTGGCGACGCGGACCTGAACGGGTTTGACCCGACGGAACAACGACGCCAGAGGCGCTCTTATGCAGTGGTGGGTGGGGTGGTGCCCAGCAGGGCATCAAGCTGGCTGCCGATTTCTGCTTCGATGCGGTCCTTGAACGAACCGAACAGGAAGCCCAGCTTGGCGTGCATGTCGAACTGCCCTGCATCCACCCGCAGGGTACCGCTCACGCCTGCGCGGCTGAAGCTCAGGGTGTCCTGGGTTTCGCCTTCCTCGTAGGTGCATTCCATGTCGAATTTTTCCTCGGCCTTGCGGGCCCAGTGGCGCGCCACTTCGCGGGCCTTGGTCAGGCCGAGTTGGTGGTCGCGTTGGATGTGAAGGTCAGGCACCGGGGTTCTCCTTGGGTGGGGCAAGCGCACGCAGCGCGTCGTGGCGCTGGGGCAAAGGCTGTTGGGTGAGTTGTTGGACCGCATCATAAAACCGCGGCCAGTCGCGCCCCTCGCGCTCGAACAGGGCTTCAAAGCCGGGCACCAGCTCGTCATACGCGGCCTGGGCGGCAAAGCTGGCGTTATTGGCTTTGGTAACCCAGCGGTCGTAGCCCGCAATCTGTGCCGGGGTCACGGCGGGAGCGCCCTCTACAGGCTGCAGCCACTGGGCGCGCAGGCTGGCGTACTCGGCGCGAAAAGCCTGCATTGCTTCATTTTTCATAGCTACCAGCGCTTGATCTGTAAGCGCTGCAGTGCCTTTTTGCTCATAAATTGCGGCCAGCCGTGCGCGCGTGGCCCGGGTGAGCGTGCGAAACGCGCTGCGCCGCACCTCGCTGGCGGCAAAGGCGGCGCGCACCTCGGGCGTGCTGTGCGTGGCCAGCCAGCGCGCGCTGCCCAGCCGCTCCACCGCGGTGGCGAAAGATTCGTTGAAGAGGGTGTCGCCCTTGGCATAGACCACCTGGTGCGCCAGTTCGTGGAACAGCAGACGTACAAATTCGCCCTCGGGCCAGGCGATGAAGGTGGACAGCAGAGGATCGCCCCCGGCCCAGTTCATGTACCCCAGGGTGGAGTAGGCGGGCACGCCGTACACATCCACCTCCAGCCCTTGCCGGGCCAGCAGCTGGGCTTCGGCTTGGGCATCGCGCTCATCAAAGTAACCCCGGTAGCCGATACAGCCGGTGAACGGAAAGCACCAGGTGTGCAGCTTCAGCGCATCCGGCGGGGCGGCCACCACATTCCACACCGCAGCGGGGCGCTTCAGGTCTGCATAGCGGCGGTAGCTGGCGTTGTCGGGCAGGTGCAGCTCGGTGATGGCGAACTGGCGCGCGCGCTGTGCCAGCTCCAGGCGCTGGCGCAGGGGGGCAGAAATGTCGCTGCGGGCCATCCACTCATCCACCGGCTGTGCGGCCCCCATGAGCTGCAGGTGCCCGTGCACCGACTGCCAGTAGTACCCCAGCGTGCTGTGGCTGGCTGCGCAGCCGCCCAGTAAGTTACCCAGTAACAGGGCACCCATGGCCACGACAAAGCCCTTGCGGGCCCGGCGGGCGAGCGTGGGACGGGAGATGAGGGAGCGTGAAGGCATAGAGAGGCAAGGTTAATGCAGCGCCCAATGCTGGCAGCAGCCTGGCACGGCGGCTTCCTAGAATGACACGATGACTGATCACGCCACCCCTGCCGAAGCATCTTCTTTGCCCGAAGGGCTGTTTGCCGATGAGGCCGCTTGCCCGCGCTGCAGCTGGTGCCAGGCATCGCCGCTGTACCGTCACTACCACGACCATGAATGGGGATTCCCGGTGGCGGACGACCGGCGGCTGTTCGAGAAAATCTGCCTCGAAGGGTTCCAGTCAGGCCTGAGCTGGCTCACCATTTTGAACAAGCGCGAGGGTTTTCGCGCCGCCTTTGCCCAGTTCGATGCCGAGCAAGTGGCAGCGTTTGACCCAGCCGATGTGGAGCGACTGGTGCAGGACGCAGGCATCGTGCGCCACCGCGGCAAGATCGAGTCCACCATCAACAACGCCCGCCGGGTGCTGGAGCTGCGCCGCGAGTTCGGTTCGCTGGCCCGCTACGTGTGGAGCTACGAACCCGCCACCGCCGACCGGCCCGAGCGCCTGACCCGCGAGGTGGCGCGCACGCTGTCCACCTCGGCAGCGTCGGTCGCCATGTCCAAAGACCTGAAAAAGCGGGGCTGGAGCTTTGTGGGCCCCACCACGGTCTACGCCTTCATGCAGGCGATGGGGCTGGTGAACGATCACCTGGAGGGGTGCCACGCCCGCCCCTTGGCACTGAAGGCCCGGGCAGACTTTGTGCGGCCTTGAGGGCTGCCTACCGAGAGGGCAGCAAATCCAGCACCTTTTCGGCCGGGCGGCAGACCCTGGCACCTTGCGGTGACGCAACCACCGGCCGGTTCAGCAGGATGGGGTGGGCTGCGATGGCGTCGAGCAGCTGGGCATCCGTCACGCCAGGGGCGTCCAGTTGCAGCTCTTTGAACAGGGGCTCTTTGGTGCGCACCAGGCCCAGCGCGGGCTCGCCGGTGGCCTGTGCCAGCGCCTGCAGCGTGGCCCGGTCGGGCGGGTTCTTCAGGTAGTCGATGACCTGGGGCTCGATACCGCGCTCTTGCAGCAGCGACAGCACATTGCGCGACGTGCCGCAGCGAGGGTTGTGGTACAGGGTGAATGCAGTGTTGGGCATGGTTTCAGTGATGGCGAAAACTGTGACGGGCGCTGGGATGCATGCGTCGGAGCCGCAGGCAAGTGGGGGACGGGTCGCGCGCCTTCAACCCCGCAGTTCCAGGTGGTCGAGCAGCACAAAGTCGCTGTGCGGGCTGGCCTGTGAGAACAGGGCCAGGCTGTCGATGCGCAGCGGGGGCAGGTCGGCAAAAAAGTCCTGTGCTACTTCTTGCACCAGTGTTTGCGTCTCGGCGGGGACCAGATGCAAAGGGCCCGTAAGCGGCAGGTGAAACAGGTAGGG from Acidovorax sp. DW039 harbors:
- a CDS encoding hydroxymethylglutaryl-CoA lyase, with product MTTPHVLISEVGPRDGLQSIATTMPTAHKLRWIDALVTAGLREIEVGSFVPARLLPQMADVAEVVHHAVAQHPHITVMALAPNLRGAEAALQAGVQKVTLPVSASEAHSLANVRKTPAAMVQELQAVVQLRADTAPQALIEVGLSTAFGCTLQGLVPEDDVIRLAVQCAEAGVDEVGLSDTTGMANPAQVRRLFTRLRAELGPKAGAAHMHNTRGLGLANCLAAYDVGVRTFDASQGGLGGCPYAPGASGNVVTEDLVFMFEAMGIATGLDYERLLLARQALQAGLPEEPLYGMTPLAGLPKGWTGGTAAMPEGR
- a CDS encoding polyhydroxyalkanoic acid system family protein produces the protein MPDLHIQRDHQLGLTKAREVARHWARKAEEKFDMECTYEEGETQDTLSFSRAGVSGTLRVDAGQFDMHAKLGFLFGSFKDRIEAEIGSQLDALLGTTPPTTA
- a CDS encoding aminopeptidase, giving the protein MGALLLGNLLGGCAASHSTLGYYWQSVHGHLQLMGAAQPVDEWMARSDISAPLRQRLELAQRARQFAITELHLPDNASYRRYADLKRPAAVWNVVAAPPDALKLHTWCFPFTGCIGYRGYFDERDAQAEAQLLARQGLEVDVYGVPAYSTLGYMNWAGGDPLLSTFIAWPEGEFVRLLFHELAHQVVYAKGDTLFNESFATAVERLGSARWLATHSTPEVRAAFAASEVRRSAFRTLTRATRARLAAIYEQKGTAALTDQALVAMKNEAMQAFRAEYASLRAQWLQPVEGAPAVTPAQIAGYDRWVTKANNASFAAQAAYDELVPGFEALFEREGRDWPRFYDAVQQLTQQPLPQRHDALRALAPPKENPGA
- a CDS encoding DNA-3-methyladenine glycosylase I, with translation MTDHATPAEASSLPEGLFADEAACPRCSWCQASPLYRHYHDHEWGFPVADDRRLFEKICLEGFQSGLSWLTILNKREGFRAAFAQFDAEQVAAFDPADVERLVQDAGIVRHRGKIESTINNARRVLELRREFGSLARYVWSYEPATADRPERLTREVARTLSTSAASVAMSKDLKKRGWSFVGPTTVYAFMQAMGLVNDHLEGCHARPLALKARADFVRP
- the arsC gene encoding arsenate reductase (glutaredoxin) (This arsenate reductase requires both glutathione and glutaredoxin to convert arsenate to arsenite, after which the efflux transporter formed by ArsA and ArsB can extrude the arsenite from the cell, providing resistance.) — encoded protein: MPNTAFTLYHNPRCGTSRNVLSLLQERGIEPQVIDYLKNPPDRATLQALAQATGEPALGLVRTKEPLFKELQLDAPGVTDAQLLDAIAAHPILLNRPVVASPQGARVCRPAEKVLDLLPSR